Genomic segment of Hippocampus zosterae strain Florida chromosome 12, ASM2543408v3, whole genome shotgun sequence:
TGCGAGAAAGGCGAGAGGGGCCTCAGTGGGCCTGCGGTGAGTAGAAACTTCTTTTCAAGTGTCAGAAGTCGACATGCCTCCAagacagtcccccccccccctaatctCTTGTGTGAATGTCAAttgcacacattcaaacaatCATGTTAAATGCTCCCTTTGTCTAACTTGTACGCGTTTTTCAAAAGCGACATAAGCCTCCTTTCACTTCATCAGATCCATCTGCACTCTTTAATGAAATACGATGGAGGCAGTGTATTACAAATCCTGCCTTGAAAGATAAAAATGCTGAATAATGATTGATACTGTCGGAAAGAGGACTATATTTTGATCAGCATATTTTGCTCATGAGAGGGGCAAAACATTATAAACACCTCTCTGCATCATCGACGACGGGTCCAAACAACTGTAATTTACCACCATAATAATGACAAAAAGTAATACCTCCTGCAGTATCAGAACTAGGCATTATCATCATTAAAATACCAGAGAAGATAAAAGTAGGGTTTGTTtgtaaaaataaccccccccctgccccttcaCATTTGCAATTGAAAATTAACATGCCATTATTTTTTCATAGTCTTCTtcccacaaacacaagcaataaacgtgtgtgtgtgtatgtgtgtgtgtgtgcgtgcatagatacagtacatgtaaaTATGTCGAACTGAAATTAAACCGTTTTTTGGTCACTCGaatgaggcattttttttttcatgcccatACCTGCACCCTTGTCATCAGCATGTGGAATCCAGTAACAGTTTCCTTTGTGCATGATCGCACTGGATTATCTCAACCCTGCACTTGCGCACGCACATGGAGATGCTTATGCAAACTCGCTGGCAAAGGCACTCACCGGGTGCTGACAGACAGTTGCCCGACCATTAACCAGGTGCATTCTCCAGAGAGAGATTCTTGAAATTCTTCCGTTCAGACAAGGCTGCTCTCATAATTGCTCTTATTGGTTTAATGGTCACGAACCAACAAATGTCTGGGGGATAGCAACTGTCATGCATCCAGGTGCGTTTCGACGTATTGACCCCCGCCCCCAGAGGGCGAGACCACTCATGCCCTATTTATGCTCCAGACGTCATCTCGAAGTGACTCATGGTGTCATGTATAAGTGCAGGTACTCAAACAGCATTACattgatctccccccccccccccctctcttgtCTGTCTTGGTGTCTCAGCCTGCCTAGaagtgtattatttttttctttacatggCTAAAAGGGAATTCATTACAATCAAGCGAGCTGCAAAAAtgccaaaatgtgattttgtttcCTTCTACAGGGGAAGAAAGGTCGTCCAGGAGAAGATGGAGCCCCCGGGCTAAAAGGACAAAAGGTGTGCGCCTCCACACACGCATGGCTTGACCCTGACCACTGACAAGcatttaaaaagttatttataCCTTTTTAAGGGTTGCACACCTGAGATCCATTTTCCAGTTTGAAACAAGTTATTTCCTCAACACTGGGAAATGGGTCTGAAAATATTTCCCAAATTACAGAGGACAATTATTCCAGTATATACTGTGTTCTCCGGGTTTCAGAATATTAGGTACCCGTACACACTTTTTTCAAACACTGCTGTCCTAACAATGGAAAAATTTGGCCAAGCAGAGTAAGTTGGACAAACTTTCTGTCTTTTCAAAACCTGCATCCAATCACGTTCTGGCTGAACCTAACAATAGAAGTCATGCTGTTTGATTCATTTActctaaaatgacaaaatctgTCTAAGCACAACCGTATTTTATAAGTTGCACCAGTCAAAAAATGTATcacgaagaaggaaaaaaacatgggTAAGTCATTCTGGAGTGAAGGTGGCATTTTGGGGGGCAatttaacaaaaatgaaacactgAAGAGTAGAGCTCGGACTGGCAAGCAAAATCCTCGTTCCCTAATCACTGCAAATTGACTGCAGCGAACAAGTTCTGGATGGATGTGAAACGTCTGCTTTTAACGATGgaaacagtttttctttttaatttaaaatggcttaccttaactACAATCTCACGTCGCATTGCGGCCAATGGTAGAATCCTGGTTGGTTATTGTGTCAAGATTCTagttaaggtaagccattttaaaatcaaaaggaAAAACTTTTCCGTACTTAGAAGGGGAAGTTTCGATATCCAATCGAAACTCGTGAACCGCGGTCAACACGATTAGGGAACAGGGAATTTTGAGCTCAGATTCTAATATACACAAGCTCACCTGTATATAGGTTGCAGAACCAGCCGAATTATGGGAAAAAGGGTGActtatagtaaaaaaaatacaatattctacTGATATAATGACTTGATATCATGGTGACATTACAGGGTGAAGCTGGAATAAGCGGTATACCCGGGCGAGACGGCGCTGAGGTAACTGTACCACACATTTGATTAACACCTGTCCAGTTTTAGTGTACCTGACACTTTCATTTCTAATAATCAAATCTATTTACAGGGAAAATTTGGTTACAAAGGAGAACAGGCAAGTGATGGGGATAACAGATGACCGATCGTTTTCGAAAACGCAGTTCAAGTCGGCATGGGCATGAACTTGGCAATCTATCCGCAGGGTGAACGGGGAGAGTGCGGCACTCCGGGAATCAAAGGAGACAGGGTACGACAACATGAATAAGAAATGatcatttatacattttaatttgCACTGTTTGTGTCTTTTGGCATCATGTGACCTGTTGCAGGGTCCTGAGGGTTTGATTGGTGCAAGAGGACTTAGAGGACTGCAGGTTGGTAAATACTGATGAGCACGTCACCATATATGATAATAGTCTtgtaaagatgattttttttcttctattgaaTCAGTATGAAGAACAAGTGGGAAATgtaaataatatttttcattcaagACAATGCATAGATCAACGATTCTATAACTATGTAAGGATATTACATCAACTATTATCTATTGACTTTTAACCTGcttctcaaacatgtcaacctTCCCTCTCATTCAAACATACCAAATCAGATgcacacacttttgtttttaactggaTGTTATTTGTGTCCAGGGGCTACCAGGACCACATGGAGACATTGGACCAGAGGGCCCGCAGGGAAAGCAGGTTAgcatctttcctttttttattattattatttttttaagcacacCTTCTGCTACCTTGCAATTTCCTTGATCATCACTTTTAACAACAGGCTGAAATTTCACCACCGCCATGTGTTAATGTGCATCACAGGAAGATGAAAAGACCCCTTAGCAAGCATTTGTTGACGTTCccctttattattataatagtgAAAGAATGAATCATCAGAAAGGAATCGCTCATCTTGGATTGTATCCAGTTTTTAAAATCTAAACTCAGGAAGTGCCAACAGCAGTGTCTATTTTGTGTATAACATGCAGTAACCGACTTCAGGATATGTTCTCATGTGATGACATACAATACATGTGTACAGCATTTCCACAGGCGTAAATGCAAGTACTGATGCAGTTTGGGTTGGATAGACAGCGGGGCCTTGAGAGCCACATGACTGATGAATTTTTCAAGGGATGAGCTGTTTGGACAATTTTTGCTTTGACACACAAAATTTGATGTACACTGTAAGGTGACAATGAGTTTAAGTGATTTCACAGCAAAGAGCAGATTGGCAGagagtgaacaattcttcaaaagaAGAGGCTTCAAGATGCTTAATACCCCTTACAGTTGAAGTGTCCTGTCAGAGTAAAACAAACTTAAGAAAATTACATgttgtttatttaaaacaaggcacactcacatgcatatattctttatcctcaataAAAAACGACTATAATTTCTCTGCATTTTACTGAGTAACTTTTAGTAGGTGTAAAACCCTTCTTCGTTTATGTCTGCGGGACTGTGTTATACTGCCCCTTGATGGCCAAAAAGTCGCTCACAGCGGGAGGTGCTACAATGAATTAATCATGACGCACAAATTGTGTAATTATTAACAATGGGTTGGATCGCAAGTGTCACATATTGGCTGGGTAGTGATGAGGCACAATTACGATGTAGAATGTAATCCAACTACAAAAGAGCTTGCATTGAAAAGTTAATATCTGTGCAAAATGCATGTGCAGCAATACCGgtcgttgttttttgttttgtccaatGTTGCAGATGTCAGCAGCATTTTATCTTTTTTATGCACTGACAGATCTTTTCTGTCTCACGGTTACATATATGCTTCGACATTGTAACTTGACTGAAACTGACAGATTGAGCTCAAAACATGTCCTGACTTGTAAGGAGACGACTGATAACCCGATATTTTGATGACAGGGGGAACGTGGACCACCCGGCCCTCCAGGTATTCAGGGAGAAACTGGCATTGGGACGCCTGGACCAAAAGTATGCAGAAAGACTTATCTTTTgcctcattcttttttttttccaacggtGTCTCATTTGCACTTGCGTGTGTGTTAATACATCcttttacttcatttttctaGGGTGACATGGGATTCCAGGGGCGCCCTGGTCCTCCTGGTCCTGCAGGTATTGGTGCACACGGTCCACCAGTGAGTTCTTCTCTTGAATGAATTGTCCATTTATATTATTGTCAcagcaaatgtttttaaaccaacGCTCGATATCCAAttaagcaatgttttttttttttttcacagggaCCTCAAGGGCCACAAGGTGTTCAAGGGGAAAAGGGACCAACCGGTGAGGGCCTTCCTGGCCCAAAGGTACGGTATTATTTCGAAGATATGCTGAAGTATCTTGGGATTTGCTGAGATGCGACATCTCGCATCTGCCGTGAATGGTACAAACTCAGTAttcagcaaatgtgtttttttttctttattcagaTTTATTTGGGTGTTGTTGGGTGCTGTAGGTGTTGACAAACCTGTGTGAAATAACACTTGAATTGTCCTCAAGCGAGTACACATCTGTTTGACCAAAGCCAAACTTCCTGGGCTGGGTGTTACTGGTATAAATAACTCTTCTGCAGAGCTAACAATCCGCGAATGAGCCACCCAGGCACTAAATAGCATTacattacacaaactccaagcGGTCTATTCTTTCGTTTTAAAAGGTATTGGAAAAAGCCCACTGGAGGGGAATCATCTCGACAGGAGATGGtatgaaaggaaaaagaaatactAACTTCCATTCCTTTCAGGTTGGATCATCTGAATGAAGTGGCTAACAGGAGCCAACACGCTCCTCTTCTTAAGTGTCTCACCGAAAGACAATACAAACTTGGCAAGGACCCAATAGACATCAAGTGGTTCTGATGTAACTAACACCGCATGATTTTGCTCCGTAGGGGGATCGAGGGCTCCCGGGACCAAGGGGATCACGAGGACAACAGGGTGCAGGAATTAAAGGAGAACGGGCAAGTCAATTATAATTATTGTATCATTCTGTGAAGAATTTTATTGATGGGTCTGTAAATTAAGACATTTCGGGaataatggggaaaaataataatatttgggCGGACATCTTGGATTTTGGGGCCACCATCTTGGGATTTTGCGTGGccagctgtatttttttaaagagtgacaTTTGAAAAGTATCTGATCCAAACGTCATGCTTGTTTCACCATTTGAAGGGTTCTTTCACTTATCTGTTCCATTCTAAGTCTTTGGTACTTTCCTTCCAGGGTGAACTGGGGCCTCCAGGTCCCCCAGGGCCCACTGGGCTGACAGGAGTGGGCATACAGGGAGAAAAGGTCAGCAAACCAATTTACATTTTGGTCACTCCACATCCTAACACGTGCACTTAAGAGTTGGGATTACTGAAATGAACCTTGATGACTGTCCAGGGAGTTGAGGGTCCAAGGGGCCCACCGGGAGGAAGAGGGATTCCGGGAGAGGGTTTGCCTGGACCAAAGGTTTGCGGAAACAGCTCTCGAAAATATAAATATCCAAATACATCAACGATAAATACATCCTTTGTATCATTTTTGAGTACCAACTTTCTGTTTCTTTCTCGAGGGGGATCAAGGCTTACCTGGGGAGCAGGGATCGCCAGGAGAGAGAGGTATCGGTGAAGCTGGTCCAAAGGTGAGACGACTCCTCTTTCAAAATCTTCTTGCTAATGAATAGACGATGATATTATTTAGCTGCACGTATCAATGTGGTGCATTCATCTATTATCGAATGATTTCTTTGTAATGACATAAGGGAGAACCCGGATCTGCTGGCTTAGGTGGCTTGCCTGGTCTTCCAGGAGAGGACGGGGCACCGGGGCAGAAGGTACGGAACGTTACACCAACTCTGGTTTTAACGAAACTACCGAAAAAGTCTCTGCATCTGATCTACTCTTCCCATTTATAGGGGGAGCCCGGGTTGCCCGGTTCAAGAGGTTCTGAGGGACTTCCGGGAATTGGCACTCAAGGAGAGAAGGTTTGTATTTTGGTTTTGGTACTTAGCATGTTAAATCGCAGCACAGAACAGTCACATGATGTGTGGTACTCCTTCAAAGGGGGACCAGGGTTTGAGGGGCATCCGTGGCTTACATGGACCTCCAGGAATCTCAGGACCCTCTGGTCCAAAGGTACGGAATCAATGTATCATGAATTAAATGTTTAATATGAAAAAGCATATGCCAGAATAATGCAAAGTACTTCAAAATACAAATGAGCTCATGTCCAAATACTTGGTAGGGTGAACGTGGGGTACCAGGAAACCAAGGCATTCCGGGGCAGCCAGGACGATCCATAACTGGTCCAAAGGTGAATAACTAATTGTTTATACATCAATCTGTCCTGGACACATCTTGAAGCGCCGGTTGTTTGCTCTTCAAATGCAGTGAAATACATCACTATGGTAATCGTCACTATGGTTTCAATTTCTCGTCCTCAGGGGGATCTAGGTCCTACTGGTCCCCCTGGACCGATTGGGGAAACAGGCCTTGGACTTCCAGGTCCAAAGGTATTTGTGttttatgaaatgaatgaaacacatCAGCATTGTGTTCTTCATATCATCTCAACTGGGTTTTGTTCCATCAGGGAGATCGAGGTAATACCGGTCCACATGGTCCACCTGGTCCAAAAGGCGAAGGCAGCCCAGGACCTTTGGTTTGTAAAACCACCGACTGGGACGTTGACGCTTCTAGCCGGCCTATCACTAATACGGAGACATATTTCTTTTCAAGGGCCCCCCAGGATTTCCAGGTTTACCAGGAGAGCCAGGCCCAGAAGGAATAGGAATTCCCGGACCAAAGGTTTCACTTTATACTTTGACCATTTGACATGGTTCAACGTTATGTTTGAAGGATGGCTTCAAATTAGTTTGTCGTGTCTATTCCAGGGTGACATTGGCTTTCGAGGATTGCCAGGTTTGCCCGGCCCACCTGGAGAAGGAATACAAGGACCTCCAGTGAGACCATCACTAGATTATTTCAAGCATATTTTGATTTGCTTAAAGTTTATACactgaaaatataattttaaagaacatttcatTACCAATTCTGAACAAGATTGTTATGATGTGCTTGGTTTTTGGCAATTCCTTTGGCAATGGCCATTTCTGGTCTGGATAAACGCTGGAACCTGAATTattgatcatgttttttttttttaatgtgttccaAGGGTAATGTTGGCAGGGCAGGACCTCCTGGTCCAAATGGACCACCGGGAGAGGGTATTCAAGGACCAAAGGTAAACATCACCACCAGTTTGCATCCCACTTACTTTTCGGACTTAGGACTCACTATACCTGAACGTTTATCGACTACCGGTAATCCAACTTCAGGGGGACCCCGGATCCCAAGGTATGACTGGGCCAAGAGGGCCGAGAGGAGATGGTTTTCCTGGAGCTAAAGTAAGcgtcttcatttatttatttttgactgtTGCATATATCATCTCCTCGATGGGACCGGATGGTCTGATGAAATATCCTTTGTCGATACAGGGTGACCGTGGGTCTCAGGGTGAGAGGGGAATGAAAGGTGCCAAGGGAAATTTGGGAGATCCAGGACTTCCTGGTGAAATAGTATGTAAAAATAGACCTTGCTCAACATGATGTCCAATAGATCGAtgtgaataatacatttttaaaaatagataacTGTGACGTTTTACTGAAGTTGCTGAAgcaattaaaactcttgacgCTTCATCAAATAACAGGgaaaaacaggaacaaaaggAGACGCGGGCCTTACAGTAAGTTCATTTGCATCTGTCTCCGATTGCTCGGACAAACTTTACAGGTTTGGTTCTAAtacagtttgttttgtttttcagagagAGGACATTATTAAGCTGATTAAAGAAATCTGTGGTAAGTGTGAGTCAAATGAATGTGTCTGTATTAGGAATACtgcaaatatataaatatgacaAAGTGGAAACTGTGTTTTGCCGTTGTCAGGATGCGGCGTAAAGTGCAAAGAAAGGCCGATGGAACTCGTCTTCGTGATCGACAGCTCCGAGAGCGTCGGCCCCGACAACTTTGAAATCATCAAAGATTTTGTCACCAGGCTGGTGGACCGGACCACCGTGGGACGCAATGCCACGAGAATCGGCCTTGTCCTCTACAGTCTGGACGTCCATTTGGAGTTCAACTTGGTCCGCTACATGAACAAACAAGATGTGAAGCAGGCCATCCGAAAGATGCCTTACATGGGCGAGGGCACCTATACTGGCACCGCCATCAGAAAGGCCACCCAGGAGGCTTTCTACGGCGCCCGGCCCGGTGTCAGGAAGGTCGCCATCGTCATCACTGATGGTCAGGCGGACAAGCGAGAGCCTGTTAAACTCGATATCGCGGTGAGGGAGGCCCATGCTGCAAATATCGAGATGTATGCTCTGGGCATCGTCAATTCTTCGGATCCGACGCAGGCGGAATTTCTGAGAGAACTCAACCTCATTGCCTCTGACCCTGATAGCGAACACATGTACCTAATTGATGACTTCAACACTCTGCCAGGTGATAATCGAATGCGGTAAAAATTGTTCTGAAAAGGCATTTTAATCAATTCACTCGGGACGACAACAACAATCTAAACAGCCCTAGCACAAATCGCGAAAATCCGCATGACACTCTCCCTCAAAGTTTTATAATTTCCTTGAGATCTCAACTCATTTCGACATGTTGTGCTTTCAGCACTAGAGTCCAAACTCATCAGCCAGTTCTGCGAGGATGAAAACGGTGCCGTCATCTACAATCGCATCGCAAACGGGCAGTGGAACGGCAACAACGGAGTCAGCATTCATGGAAATAACGGATACGGACAGAATTCTAATGGATTCGACAATGGCTATGGAACAACCAAGAATGAGGTAAACGGGAACGGTTACCAAGAGGAAGTCACACATGTGAGACGTGCCAACAGCCACGGCCGTGGAGACACTTTCGCACTGCCCATCAGTGCTGATCCACTTCCTATTCAGGTCATTTGCCAGAATTATTTACAAATACTGATGTCAGAAACAAAGTAAATACTGAAATAGTTTTGGGGGTCTCGCTCAGGTTGAAGAAGACGAGGACGGTGAAGATTTAGACTTGAGGGCCCATGTGAGGGCCAGTGGCAGCGTGGTTGTAGTGGACAAAACATTAAGTTTGCCACGTGTAAAGGAAAGCGCTGTCTCCAAAGAAGCAGTCTTATCATCAAAatcttcatcatcctcctcctcctcttcatcaacctCCACTGCAGGATCTTCATCCTCAAACTCGAATCAGCTGCAGCCAGTGGTGAGTCCGGTCCTGCCTGAAGGTGAGTACTGACTGAAATTAAtctcacttcattttttttgcatttcttttcatcacaaggattggtttggttttgttttttttcctccttcagaAGTTGCAGTTCGTGATCCCCGCTGTAACCTCGGCTTGGACCAAGGCACGTGCAGAGCGTACAACATCCGCTGGTATTATGATAAACAGGCTAATTCTTGCGCACAGTTCTGGTACGGAGGCTGCGCTGGGAACGACAATCGATTTGAAACCGAAGATGAATGCAGGAAGACTTGTGTTATATTGAAGACAGGTATTCAAGTTTTTTAACACCATGTAGATTTGCGAAACGATTTATGTTCCTTGACTAATTAATTGTTATAGTGTGTTAATTCCAGCATAATAAAAGAGAAGGAAGAAAAGTACACATCTTACAATACAATCTATCtgtggtgacttttttttgcattaaaagtAATGTGGCAAGATCACTGATTAAACCCAAAAAACGAATGGAATTCACTGCCACTGTGACATTGTCCAACATCTAAGAGATGCTAAACAGCTTTTTCTAAATCTCTCAGCCATTTGCTTTACTTTGAAATCGATGCCACCAGGCAAATTATTTCAATGTCTGTCAAGGTGTAATTGGCAGCTGCAATACAGGGACACTTATTTTTTAAGTTACATGAGCAGAAGTCAGCGTATAGAAGTTGTCATTAATGTCTTCCTCCATGAAATGTGTCACAAGTTGCGCTGTGTGTGACTGagtaaatgtttttgtgtgtgtatgtatgtgtgtgtggtgtttttattaataaaataataaaaatgttgtttgtttgcttgtttttgtccaCGGTTCCTGTGTCACCCTGAAGCTCTTTTTGTTTTAAGCTAGCcacttaaaacaaaataatcatcacaaagtcaaaagttaaaaatgtattttttatatgtacatatgatacagtacagtggtgccttgagacacTGACTGACCTGACATTAATTTCTTGAGTTCAATAGCTCTATAACAAGCTACAGATAGATATAATCCTGTGTAGCAAACAAAATTacttgtatgtgtgtgagttttGAAACCGGGTCAACTCCTCTATCTTATCATATGGGTGTTCCACAGAGTTCAATTTTAGGACCGCTGCACTTCACTTTGTATTctctgcaaaaataataatggaaGGGGCATGTTTGGGATCTGTAaaatgcatacatttaaacaaaTTTTCTGTGAAAACAGTTGAGAGTTTTTAATATATGTTTATCTGTGTAGTATATGGTTCCAAAATACAGCAATTCAGTAAATtcaaaacgggaaaaaaaatatggcctCTCAATAGCTGTTGTCGAACTAAAATAATTTGTCCTTTCTTACTTGCCGTCTGTTGCCTTGGAGACTGTAGCTCGGCAGAAGCTTCTCAAATTAGAAAATCTCCTACTTAGCCAGTAACCACTCCTGTTTTATCATCGATGATAATAACAAAACGAAATGCTCGTCTGACCACTTTTCAAACATGGCATCCGTTTTAGATGCTCTTTGGGAGGACAGAGATGTTCGTTTCGACATAACCGCACAGTAAGTTACATTTACTTATTAGCTTTGCTCGTTTACTTAGCCAAGATGCTTATCTGACTGCGGGCTTGCTTGTCGACATCGatttatttatccatttattTCCCTCAATAGTCTTGCTTGCTGAGtgcacataataaataaacgaaATGTCACTTACATTTTTCCTACAGGCAGATGAAAACTCGGCCTGGTGAAGTGCTGATAGACTGCTTGGACTCCATCGAAGACACGAAAGGAAATAACGGAGATCGAGGTACCTTTGTGATGAAACCGAGGAGAAATTGTGTTGGGTGAACACGAATTATCGACATGACATATATctaaagacgtttttttttcccgtaggACGACTCTTGGTGACAAACCTGAGAATTATTTGGCATTCTTCGGCTTTGCCCAGAGTGAATTTGTGTGAGTAATTAAAGCTGTTGATGAGCAGTGTCGTGTTTACTTGTAGAtcggtacattttattttgttgcacttttgcaaaaaaaaaaaatgtatttccaaaATGCCAGAAGAaacaaatgatgtttttttttaaacctgatttgtttgttttagttcaTGTCAACTGACAGGAAAGCTCAAATTTTTACAAAAAAGAGTATTCCATAACAGACTGAAAGACTATTTCACTTACCTGAGTGGTCACATCTAAAAAATTCCAACAATAGCCAGAGTGATATTGTTTTTTCAGCTGTGGGATACAACTCCATCATTAACATCACAACAAGAACAGCAAACTCTGTAAGTACACCACGGTCATAAATAACTCAGAAATAATATTTGAATGAAGATGGATAAAGATGCAAAGTCATGACCTTCACTGATTTCCCTCCAGAAACTTCGAGGCCAAACCGAGGCCCTCTACATCCTGACCAAGTCTAACAACACAAGATTTGAGTTCATCTTCACCAACCTGGTTCCAGGAAGTCCCCGCCTGTTTACATCCGTCATTGCTGTGCACAGGTATCAAAGCAAGGGAAATTCTCAACACAGTTGTACTAAATACTGTCCCGCAGTTATGATCCAGTTATGATttggtgtggtttttttttttgttttgttttttatttacataGGGCCTATGAGACGTCTAAAATGTACCGAGACCTGAAACTGCGAGCGGCGCTTATTCAAAATAAGAACCTGCGACTTTTACCTCGGGAGCAAGTCTATGACAAAATCAATGGCGTCTGGAATTTATCCAGTGATCAGGTACGTGTTTTCATACTGAAATATGTCTGACTGTACAATGTTATTCTCTTTGTAACCTTTGCCAGTGCTTTGACCGCACAGTTTTGTTGTGCTCATGGACTGCGCTGACTGACATGAGAGTAAATGACATAAAATATAGTGTGACTTGAATTCCACTACCTGCCGTGAGAACACAGGGATATTTTTGCTTCAAATgtatgttgattttattttttattttttatgatatC
This window contains:
- the col28a2a gene encoding collagen, type XXVIII, alpha 2a, with amino-acid sequence MFLSLESVLLAAALACVWAQDLHDDRRAKSRTKTMAVNIYDGQAIIDEDCSLELAFLLDSSESAKDNHEQEKQFTMNLVDRLKGLKLATGRSLSLRVALLQYSSTVITEQRFNDWRGTENFKNRIAPIVYIGHGTYTTYAITNMTKIYQEESTPGSIKVAVLLTDGSSHPRNPDIFSAVAEVKNQGVKFFTLGITRTANEPSNVAQLRLLASSPTSDFLHNLQDKDIVEKMATKITDLADEGCPLAQNCACEKGERGLSGPAGKKGRPGEDGAPGLKGQKGEAGISGIPGRDGAEGKFGYKGEQGERGECGTPGIKGDRGPEGLIGARGLRGLQGLPGPHGDIGPEGPQGKQGERGPPGPPGIQGETGIGTPGPKGDMGFQGRPGPPGPAGIGAHGPPGPQGPQGVQGEKGPTGEGLPGPKGDRGLPGPRGSRGQQGAGIKGERGELGPPGPPGPTGLTGVGIQGEKGVEGPRGPPGGRGIPGEGLPGPKGDQGLPGEQGSPGERGIGEAGPKGEPGSAGLGGLPGLPGEDGAPGQKGEPGLPGSRGSEGLPGIGTQGEKGDQGLRGIRGLHGPPGISGPSGPKGERGVPGNQGIPGQPGRSITGPKGDLGPTGPPGPIGETGLGLPGPKGDRGNTGPHGPPGPKGEGSPGPLGPPGFPGLPGEPGPEGIGIPGPKGDIGFRGLPGLPGPPGEGIQGPPGNVGRAGPPGPNGPPGEGIQGPKGDPGSQGMTGPRGPRGDGFPGAKGDRGSQGERGMKGAKGNLGDPGLPGEIGKTGTKGDAGLTREDIIKLIKEICGCGVKCKERPMELVFVIDSSESVGPDNFEIIKDFVTRLVDRTTVGRNATRIGLVLYSLDVHLEFNLVRYMNKQDVKQAIRKMPYMGEGTYTGTAIRKATQEAFYGARPGVRKVAIVITDGQADKREPVKLDIAVREAHAANIEMYALGIVNSSDPTQAEFLRELNLIASDPDSEHMYLIDDFNTLPALESKLISQFCEDENGAVIYNRIANGQWNGNNGVSIHGNNGYGQNSNGFDNGYGTTKNEVNGNGYQEEVTHVRRANSHGRGDTFALPISADPLPIQVEEDEDGEDLDLRAHVRASGSVVVVDKTLSLPRVKESAVSKEAVLSSKSSSSSSSSSSTSTAGSSSSNSNQLQPVVSPVLPEEVAVRDPRCNLGLDQGTCRAYNIRWYYDKQANSCAQFWYGGCAGNDNRFETEDECRKTCVILKTGIQVF
- the bbs5 gene encoding Bardet-Biedl syndrome 5 protein homolog — encoded protein: MASVLDALWEDRDVRFDITAQQMKTRPGEVLIDCLDSIEDTKGNNGDRGRLLVTNLRIIWHSSALPRVNLSVGYNSIINITTRTANSKLRGQTEALYILTKSNNTRFEFIFTNLVPGSPRLFTSVIAVHRAYETSKMYRDLKLRAALIQNKNLRLLPREQVYDKINGVWNLSSDQGNLGTFFVTNVRIVWHANMNESFNVSIPYLQIWSIRIRDSKFGLALVIESSRQSGGYVLGFKIDPVDKLQDALKEINSLHKVYSANPIFGVDYEMEEKPLPLEEVTQEQPPDDVEIEPDDQTDAFTAYFADCNKQQDREPVFSEELGLAIEKLRDGFTLQGLWEVMS